The DNA sequence TGCCACCAAGTAAGTTGAACTCTTCTCTCATTCAGCTTCATCATTTAAAGTACTTGGATTTGAGCATGAACAACTTCAACGACTCACCCATCCCAGACTTCATTGGCTCTCTTACCAACCTTGAGTATCTTAACCTCTCTTTTACTGGATTCAGTGGGATCATTCCTCATACCTTTGGAAACCTATCACGCTTGCGTTACCTTGATCTTAGCTCACATATTGAACTTTACTTtccacaagaaaataaattccAGTGGCTGTGGCTGTCTGGAACTGGAATGAGTTCAAATGACCTCCACTGGCTCTCTGGAATGAGTTCCTTGAGTCACCTTGACTTGAGTGGAGTGGACCTTTCTAACGTGCATGGTTGGTTTCATGACATCAATACGCTCCCTTCTCTTCTTGTCTTGAAACTCACTCATTCTAAACTCCTAGTAGGTGGTATTCATGATACTGCTCTGCTTCATTATCTCAACTTCACATCCCTTCGTGTGCTCGATCTCTCTCAGAATTATCACCTGAATATCACTCTGCCTCAATGGTTGTTCCATCTCACTAGCCTTGTTCATCTTGATCTCAATGGTTGTGCTCTGTATGGCAAGTTACCAGTCACCATTAGTAACTTGAGTAGTTTAAGAATCTTGAGTTTGTTTGATAACAATTTTGATGGAGTGATTCCAGAGTCCTTGGGCAAATCTTGGTAGCTTGGAGAGACTTTATTTGTCCGAAAATCAACTCAATGGAAGCATTCCCGAATCTCTGAGCAATCTTACAAATTTAGTGTACTTTGGTTTGTCTAATAATAAGATTGGAAAGCTGCCAAAGAACATAGGGAGGCTGCAGAAGTTGGAGATGTTTGATTTGTCCGGAAACCAGCTTCAGGGATTGATGCCTGCAAGTTGGAGATCTAAGAAGCCTGAAATACTTGTATTTGTCAGGTAATATGATCAGTGGAGTGATTCCTGAATCCTTTGGCAATCTCACACTTTTGCAGGATTTTGATGGGGCTAATAACAATTTCTGGGGCAAATTGCCTGAAACTATAGGGAACCTTGTTCACTTTCAGTTTCTAGAATTGTCCCAAAATGCGATAAGTGGAAAGTTGCCAGAGAGTTTTGGAAATCTTAGCCAGTAGCAGACGTTTGAAATGCCGAGTAATGGC is a window from the Dioscorea cayenensis subsp. rotundata cultivar TDr96_F1 chromosome 2, TDr96_F1_v2_PseudoChromosome.rev07_lg8_w22 25.fasta, whole genome shotgun sequence genome containing:
- the LOC120273352 gene encoding receptor-like protein EIX2; translation: MACLLQFVLFAIFVVSALIPPPCYVHGIISCIETERIALLSIKAGIVQSNNQSLFFSSWTGQDCCKWKGVGCNNESWHVIKLDLQRYLSHISDHSHLPPSKLNSSLIQLHHLKYLDLSMNNFNDSPIPDFIGSLTNLEYLNLSFTGFSGIIPHTFGNLSRLRYLDLSSHIELYFPQENKFQWLWLSGTGMSSNDLHWLSGMSSLSHLDLSGVDLSNVHGWFHDINTLPSLLVLKLTHSKLLVGGIHDTALLHYLNFTSLRVLDLSQNYHLNITLPQWLFHLTSLVHLDLNGCALYGKLPVTISNLSSLRILSLFDNNFDGVIPESLVYFGLSNNKIGKLPKNIGRLQKLEMFDLSGNQLQGLMPASWRSKKPEILDFDGANNNFWGKLPETIGNLVHFQFLELSQNAISGKLPESFGNLSQ